The Raphanus sativus cultivar WK10039 chromosome 2, ASM80110v3, whole genome shotgun sequence DNA segment ATCAATGACTGGATTCACCGTTTGTGAACATATATGACACCAATATGTAGCCGCCATTGCCTCTTCTCCTTCTCGTTTCTGAAACAAACCAACATAAGAAATATGATGAAAGTTCCCATCTTTCTTTTAGCAGATCTAAAACAAAGGGAATGACATTCCAAAAACCTTAGGAGATTTGTAAGAAAATCAAAGCTTCCTATGCGGGACACAAATAACCAACAGCCCCCAAGCAAAGAATCGCATTGACATAGAGTTAACAGAACATATAACCATACCTTGCAAAGGTTCCTACTTTCTGAAGATCGGGATGAAAAAGATAAGACGTTGTTTCTTCTTTAGATCTCCACGAAGAAGAAAGAACTCTGGGAGCTAGCTCTTTTGTTTACCTCTGCAGAAATGGTgggagaagaagcagaagaaaaaggaaagaaagacgGAAAAGGAACAGTAATTAGTTGCAAGTTGCAACAAAATCTAAAGCCCATTAACCGTAATCAAAGCGGCCTAAACCGCTTCTAATTTTAAATCAACTTGAACCGAACCTAACCGAACCGGAGAAAGTTGGAACTTGaaagaggagaggagaaggctCGTCTCGTAAATCTCCGACGATGAGCGAAACCGAAGCAAACGGCGTTCCCGATAATCCCGCTCCAGCGACTGCAGCAGTCTCTGCCGATGCGACGGAGCATAAAGCGATCGGAGTGATAGAATCGGTGGAGGAAGCAGTAGGAGGAGCAGAGAAATGGGTGGATGATTTGCAGCGGACGGTGAAGGAATCGACGGATTCCGCCATGCGCTCCGCTCGTTCTCTCCGTGAGAACTCCACCTCTCACTTCCGATCTATTCAGGTTTGTTATCATTGTCTTCGAATCGAGTGGCAGCAATTTTTCAGGATACGCTCTAAGATCTCTAGAACTGAATTTGATTTCTTCTTCATTGAGCCGTTCTTATATGTGAAGATGGTGCTAGTTATTGTTCATATGGTGGAACCATAGCGTTAGAACTTATTTGAAAGTGATCTTAGACTCTTTAGTCTCTCGTGGCGTTATGATTCTGCTTCCTCTTGTTGAGTATCTGCAATTTCTGAGGCATACTCTGAGATGACCGCAGTTgtgtttaattttgttttttgaaattgCAGGATTTCATTCCACATGCTTTGAATCAGTATAAGACCTATGAGAATGCTTTCTTCAGTAAAGTTACAGGTATAGTAACGATTTATTTACATCAAGTCATTGAGAGATAACTGATAGTTTCCTCAAAACTTTCATTTTGTACTTGTAATTCGTCTCTTAGTGTGCTTCAACTAGAATCTTACCAGATTTGTAATGGTGAGTTTGTCATAAATCTGACTCACTATCctctgcttctttttttttttaatttctttgcAGAGGAATTGGGAAACGCAAAGGAGCATCCAGCTGCTGCTGCTGGAATTAGTCTCGCTGCTGGTCTCGTTCTTTTGCGAGGTATTATAACCTATGCTCTTATCTGCTTTCGAATTTAGAATGCTCCTTTGCTTAAGAGCATCATCTGAAAAGTATCACATCTCTTTTACTTAGAATTTGTCTTGTACTAATTACAGGGCCAAGAAGATTCTTGTTTCGTCATACTCTGGGTCGATTTCAGAGCGAAGAGGTATCTGACGTGCTCtgcttatttttaaattgtttccTTAACGCTTATATACACTTAGTTCCCCTTTCTTGTTTTTTCATCCACTTCAATTCATTTCTCCAGGCACAGTTCTTGAGAGCTGAGAAGCATGTCCAGGAGTTGAACATGTCTGTGGACTTGATGAAAAAGGAGAGCATGAAATTGCTTGAGAGGTCGGCTTTAGCAGAGAAGGATATGAAACGCGGTCTTTCTGAACTCATGTATGCCTCAACATCTACCGACCCACTTCCTTCCTTAATTTAATCGACTTCATTTGCGTTATTAAGGCTACTACTGTCATTATCTGTAGGGACTCTGGAAACAATATACATCGTCTTGCTAAGTCTGTCCACAAGGTTGAATGCGAAGCTGCAGGTAAGAACAACACACAAAATCTTTTTTTACCCTTATCTACCTTCCATTGGTAATATGTATTTCTTCCATGTGTTACTCTGTATATGTTAATGAGTTTAGATCCGCGCTGTATATTTACACATAGACTTGTATTCTCTGGCAGATTTAATGGAAGGACTACGACAAATTCCTGGAAGGGAAGCTATCAAGCTTAGAGCCGAAGTGAGTCAATTTCTTTTTCATCTCCCtcatgtttaagatttatcgcGGTGAACGGTCATTCAAGTTCTCGTCTTAAATCATCAGGTGGCTTCCATGACTTCGCTCCTGAGACAGAAGAGGATTGCATTGAACAAAAGGATCATGAGGATGTCTGAGCTTGGAGTTCCGGTCTAATATACAACACAAAACCAccatgtttttagtttttctctCCACAAGGTATTTCAAGCATGTTCTCGTCAATAAACATCTAACTCTGTCTGAAAAACAAAACCTTAGCATGAGATAGAAATTTGTCTTTTGCTACTGTTCCTGATATTTGAAATTTGAGAccgttaaaacaaaaaaaaagtttgagacCGTTTGCTTATTTGCTCGAGTTGTGAGACGCAATGTTTATAGAAACGTAAAAAAGGTTGTTACAAGGGCTAAGCTCAGTCCCATAACTAATATTGAAACGTAACTCTATGGTAAACTGAGTGTGGGCCATCCACCTACGCGACTAGGTGATCCAACTGCTCTTATGGGTTTCATTGCGTCAAAACCTCGTGACGAGCAAGAAGCTTGACCATTCCGACTGTTAATGTCGAGCGTCCGATCTCTCCTCCTTTGACGCTCTCTCTTGAGCAGAGTCCCTAGCTTATCGTTTACCGGTTTTCCCTTGACCGTAACCGGTTTCATCTCCAAGCCCATCAGCTTCGCAACCACCACATTACACTCTTCGCAACCATCCCTTTTAACGCATGACATTCGAACGGGCTGATATAAGTTATCATCATCGTCGTCGGAATCATCAAAAGAACCGTAGTAAGAAGATTCACGGAGCCCAGCCCTTCGAACAATATCTTCTTCAACCTCTAGCTGAAGTATCATACCCTCTAGCGTTCTCGGCGACCCTCCACCGAGAGGGGCTTTTCAGGTGTGGCAGATGGTATCATGTCGATGTTTTGATGTTGGTTTAGTGTGGAATTAGTCGAGCCATCGCCACCACAAGAGCTCGGAAAGCTACCACGTTGACCTCATCCTCTCGTCCTCGAGGCGAGAGAGTATTTCTTGTAGGAAGAAGAAAGACAGATCtttcattgttttgttttggggTATTGCCTTAGTGATTTGAAACTGATATAtggtgaaggagaagaagtCATGGTTGTGTACTGTTTACAAGTTTCATATGAAACTTTAGTGGAGTtctaaaaaatcataatattaaaactCTTTTCtactctctctttctttttaagAAATTCACCTTTAAATTCTTTATTGGAACTTGGAAGTGCTCTGTCTATGTATGTTTTAACGAGTGTCACGTAGAAAAGTGTCATTGGTGGTCACGAGGTTCTCTTTTCTCATCTCTCACGTACGTATTAGATAAATGTTTTGTTCCGAACCATTCTTTGTTTGACGGAGGAGATATTTCTCAAATTCACTAAAACCACAGAATGTAGGGATTTCAATCTTAAGGGAAAATACTGTATCTGAAAATACAATGGTTTTAGTCTAATAATTACTTTATTCCAGCATGCATTGAAAGATGTCGTAACCCGTAGATATAATAATCTTTTGGCATGCTATACTAAGCATATACGTACGTGCATAGATAACATTAACATCAAACCCTAGTTGCCGAGACAGCGATCATGTAATAGAAAGAATTCTCCTTGAGAAATTCTCTGTTGGCAGCAGCTCGAACTGCATACTGTTTGAAGAGCTTGCGGGTCAGGTCAGGACCGAGATAAGCTTCAACCATTGGCTTTAGACCGGCTTGAACCGAGGTAGACATGGCTCGACCGTAAGTCTCCGGATCTTTCAACTCTTGCTGTTTAGCATTCATGGGGTCAGCTATTTTCAGTACCTCCATTTTCTCTATCTTGAAACCACCACAACCATCAATCGCAGCCGCTATCTCCTCTGTGCTTCTCAGGTACACCGGAATGTTGAATCCATCTCTTTTCTCCTCTTCTATTAAACCCTTTCGCAAACTCACACccaaaaaatgttttttgtcAATTCCttatataaaacataagaaaacGGTCCATAAAGTTAAAAAACATGGGGTCATGATGAGCTCTTATTACCTCATCCACTAGATCTTGCCAAGCTTGATCCATAAAAATAGTGAAAAGGTGCCTGAGACTGGAGTCATGATCACTGACTTGGCTCACTAAGCCAGAAGGTCGACCACCCATCAACATAAATAACACTCCTCCTTCAACAATCTCTTCTTTCCGACATTTCAAGAACTGGACTAAGTCCTTGTCTGACTGCTCCGCGTAGGCCTCCACAACTTCTCCCTCTGCTCCTTGTATCCACGCCCTTCCCTTGTTCCATGTCTTCGATCCTTTTTCCATCACTTTTCCGGTATCTACATATCCAAAAATCATATAACGAGACACATTCAGATCCATGGATAAACCTTTAATAACAACAGTTATAGAAATTAGTTGGTTCGGACATATCTCATAAGAGGAATAGCCACTATTTTTAACCATACTTTATAGATTGTTgtcttttagatatttttattaacatttgATGAACctaagagatttttttttcattaactatatatatatatatatatatatatatatatatatatagtttcaatgtgtatatgtatatatccaTTTAGAGATATAGCCATtacaaattacatatatacCAAAATTAATGATTTGTTCATCACCTtcgtctatattattaaatttgtagtacaaaatggagatgtttggatacaaggataggagtattaaaaaaaataaagtgtttggaaacatggattatagtcttttttaaaaaaaaaaattgtttggaaacaaagatagtagtattaagcaaaaaataatggacttaagttattaagtccattataaaaaatgttgtcaatatatataaaaaatataatacaaagccCGATTtaaaataccaactcaaattatagtttttatatttcatattaagttttaaaaatataatatatgtaattatttatataatggtACGTatg contains these protein-coding regions:
- the LOC108824869 gene encoding RGS1-HXK1-interacting protein 1, which encodes MSETEANGVPDNPAPATAAVSADATEHKAIGVIESVEEAVGGAEKWVDDLQRTVKESTDSAMRSARSLRENSTSHFRSIQDFIPHALNQYKTYENAFFSKVTEELGNAKEHPAAAAGISLAAGLVLLRGPRRFLFRHTLGRFQSEEAQFLRAEKHVQELNMSVDLMKKESMKLLERSALAEKDMKRGLSELMDSGNNIHRLAKSVHKVECEAADLMEGLRQIPGREAIKLRAEVASMTSLLRQKRIALNKRIMRMSELGVPV
- the LOC130508065 gene encoding uncharacterized protein LOC130508065 codes for the protein MILQLEVEEDIVRRAGLRESSYYGSFDDSDDDDDNLYQPVRMSCVKRDGCEECNVVVAKLMGLEMKPVTVKGKPVNDKLGTLLKRERQRRRDRTLDINSRNGQASCSSRGFDAMKPIRAVGSPSRVGGWPTLSLP
- the LOC130508067 gene encoding gibberellic acid methyltransferase 1-like, with translation MDSSRSLECVLSMQGGEDDVSYAKNSYGPAAALASSKPMLTSAINSIKLTEGGSSHIIKIADLGCAVGDNTFSTVDTVVEVLRRRLTVIDGKSDQPELEFEVFFSDLPSNDFNTLFRSFEEKVNGSSHKYFAAGVPGSFYGRLFPKGELHVVVTTSALQWLSQVTGKVMEKGSKTWNKGRAWIQGAEGEVVEAYAEQSDKDLVQFLKCRKEEIVEGGVLFMLMGGRPSGLVSQVSDHDSSLRHLFTIFMDQAWQDLVDEGLIEEEKRDGFNIPVYLRSTEEIAAAIDGCGGFKIEKMEVLKIADPMNAKQQELKDPETYGRAMSTSVQAGLKPMVEAYLGPDLTRKLFKQYAVRAAANREFLKENSFYYMIAVSATRV